A single region of the Patescibacteria group bacterium genome encodes:
- the rlmD gene encoding 23S rRNA (uracil(1939)-C(5))-methyltransferase RlmD, protein MKFGDQTTLKIDSVDKKGRGCGLVNGRAACAYFTVPGEEIEAELIARKQGTLLFETRRVATPSPRRIPAPCPSAGSCGGCLWQQFDYSLQLELKRDLVNRAFQAAGLGERLDAVVPCPELFRYRNRMDYCVGPRGQVGLKKPGRWNAHLDTPECLLLSADAAEIMKRFREWLKKFEVKPWNGASYSGYARYLVIREGKNTGERLVTIVTSDGPLPGEEWLLENIGGLATTIYHGINATKTDLSITPNLRLLQGPPDLHEKIGGRIYAIPPNSFFQTNTLMAGEMLKTAKEFLAPQRCGRLLDLYCGVGFFGLGLADSADRVVGVEIDAPAIEAARRNAAANGVAAAEYFAAEAEGLIWKNEKPDTVIVDPPRSGLHPKVVATLLANLPERLLYVSCNYESFARDLKPLQAAYELKQIRALDLFPHSPHVELVSLLVRK, encoded by the coding sequence ATGAAATTCGGCGACCAGACCACCCTGAAGATCGACTCGGTCGACAAGAAAGGGCGCGGCTGCGGCCTCGTGAACGGCCGCGCGGCCTGCGCTTATTTCACCGTTCCCGGCGAAGAGATCGAAGCCGAGCTCATCGCGCGCAAACAAGGCACGCTGCTCTTCGAGACCCGCCGCGTCGCGACGCCGTCGCCGCGCCGCATCCCGGCTCCCTGCCCGAGCGCCGGTTCGTGCGGCGGTTGCCTGTGGCAGCAATTCGATTACAGCCTGCAGCTGGAACTGAAACGCGATCTCGTGAATCGCGCATTCCAAGCCGCCGGACTCGGCGAACGTCTCGATGCGGTCGTCCCCTGCCCCGAACTCTTCCGCTATCGCAACCGGATGGATTATTGCGTCGGGCCACGCGGCCAGGTCGGCCTGAAGAAACCGGGACGTTGGAACGCACACCTCGATACGCCGGAATGCCTGCTGCTCTCCGCGGACGCTGCGGAAATCATGAAGCGCTTCCGCGAATGGCTGAAAAAATTCGAGGTCAAACCCTGGAATGGCGCCAGCTACTCCGGCTACGCCCGGTATCTCGTGATCCGCGAAGGCAAGAACACCGGGGAGCGGCTGGTGACCATCGTCACGTCCGACGGTCCGCTGCCGGGCGAGGAGTGGCTGCTCGAAAACATCGGCGGCCTCGCGACCACGATCTACCACGGCATCAACGCCACGAAGACCGACCTGTCCATCACCCCGAACCTGCGGCTGCTTCAGGGTCCTCCGGACCTGCATGAGAAAATCGGCGGCCGGATCTACGCCATTCCGCCCAACTCCTTTTTCCAGACGAACACGCTCATGGCCGGCGAGATGCTCAAGACGGCCAAAGAATTCCTGGCTCCCCAACGCTGCGGCCGGCTGCTCGATCTCTATTGCGGCGTCGGCTTCTTCGGACTCGGCCTCGCGGATTCAGCCGACCGGGTCGTGGGCGTCGAGATCGACGCGCCGGCCATCGAAGCCGCGCGGCGGAACGCGGCCGCGAACGGCGTCGCCGCCGCCGAATACTTCGCCGCCGAAGCGGAAGGCCTGATCTGGAAGAACGAGAAACCGGACACGGTCATCGTCGATCCGCCGCGTTCCGGCCTCCACCCGAAGGTTGTCGCGACGCTGCTCGCCAATCTGCCCGAGCGTCTGCTCTACGTTTCCTGCAACTACGAAAGTTTCGCCCGCGACCTGAAGCCGCTCCAGGCCGCCTACGAGCTGAAGCAGATCCGCGCCCTCGACCTGTTCCCGCACTCGCCGCACGTCGAACTCGTCAGCCTGCTGGTCCGTAAATGA
- the era gene encoding GTPase Era, which produces MCPKKTTKKAARKKPAAALKKTGLVVIVGRSNAGKSTLLNALVGSKIAITSPKPQTTRDVIHGVVNDERGQIVFADTPGIFKHAPDRLTSILNEKVRESLEGVDAVIYVVDATRHVGDEERLIHRLVAAVDKPKILVFNKSDQHLAYKDEFLAWRDEFDAVIEVSASRGKSLSALVDAVFELLPESEPLYPPDRITNIENRTWVAEMIREKVFLTLNKELPYSVAVKIDEIETREDGLVYIRGRLLTSQARYKKMIIGHGAARIKQIGTMARQELEEVTGKRIFLDLEVEIDERWIDRPL; this is translated from the coding sequence ATGTGTCCAAAGAAAACAACCAAGAAGGCGGCCAGGAAGAAACCGGCCGCGGCGCTGAAAAAAACCGGCCTTGTGGTCATCGTCGGCCGTTCCAATGCCGGCAAGTCCACGCTTTTGAACGCGCTCGTCGGTTCCAAGATCGCCATCACCTCGCCCAAGCCGCAGACCACCCGCGACGTCATCCACGGCGTCGTCAATGACGAGCGCGGCCAGATCGTCTTCGCCGACACTCCCGGCATCTTCAAGCACGCCCCCGACCGGCTGACCTCGATCCTGAACGAGAAGGTCCGCGAGTCGCTCGAAGGCGTCGACGCCGTCATCTACGTGGTCGACGCCACGCGCCACGTCGGCGACGAAGAGCGCCTGATCCACCGACTGGTCGCCGCGGTCGACAAGCCGAAGATCCTGGTCTTCAACAAATCCGACCAGCATCTGGCCTACAAGGATGAATTCCTGGCCTGGCGCGATGAATTCGACGCCGTGATCGAGGTTTCGGCCAGCCGCGGCAAAAGCCTGAGCGCCCTCGTTGACGCCGTCTTTGAACTGCTGCCGGAATCCGAACCGCTCTATCCCCCGGACCGCATCACCAACATCGAGAACCGCACCTGGGTGGCGGAAATGATCCGGGAAAAAGTTTTTCTGACGCTCAACAAAGAACTCCCCTACTCGGTCGCCGTCAAGATCGACGAGATCGAGACTCGCGAGGACGGCCTGGTCTACATCCGCGGCCGCCTGCTCACCTCGCAGGCCCGCTACAAGAAGATGATCATCGGCCACGGCGCCGCCCGGATCAAACAGATCGGAACCATGGCGCGGCAGGAACTCGAAGAGGTCACCGGCAAGCGGATCTTCCTCGACCTTGAAGTGGAGATCGACGAACGCTGGATCGACCGCCCGTTATAA
- a CDS encoding TIGR00730 family Rossman fold protein, which yields MSKENPLSNPEADQNQLNNPVPFRDFRSGASWRIFRIMAEFIEGFEFLADLKNEVTFFGSARTRPDHPCYQEARKLGKLLGEAGYTIITGGGPGIMEAGNRGATEAGAQSVGLNIELPKEQRINPFVKRFKGFYYFFTRKVMLSASAQAYVFFPGGFGTLDEMFELIMLIQTKKMMRLPIVLVGKEFWSGLFGWVQKELLKSGYIDEDDLRIMTVVDSAEEAFAIVKESKERKYF from the coding sequence ATGTCCAAGGAAAACCCGCTGTCGAATCCGGAAGCCGACCAGAACCAGCTGAACAATCCCGTGCCCTTCCGCGATTTCCGCTCTGGAGCCAGCTGGCGGATCTTCCGCATCATGGCGGAATTCATCGAAGGCTTCGAATTCCTGGCCGATCTCAAGAACGAAGTGACTTTCTTCGGCTCGGCCCGCACCCGCCCCGATCATCCCTGCTACCAGGAGGCACGCAAGCTCGGCAAACTCCTGGGCGAAGCCGGTTACACGATCATCACTGGCGGCGGTCCGGGCATCATGGAAGCCGGCAACCGCGGCGCGACCGAAGCCGGAGCCCAATCCGTCGGTCTGAACATCGAATTGCCCAAGGAACAGCGCATCAACCCGTTCGTCAAACGGTTCAAGGGCTTCTATTATTTCTTCACCCGCAAGGTGATGCTGTCGGCCTCGGCCCAGGCTTACGTTTTCTTTCCCGGCGGTTTCGGCACGCTCGACGAAATGTTCGAACTGATCATGCTCATCCAGACCAAGAAGATGATGCGGCTGCCGATCGTTCTCGTTGGCAAGGAATTCTGGAGCGGACTTTTCGGCTGGGTCCAAAAGGAACTCCTGAAGTCGGGTTACATCGACGAGGATGACCTGCGAATCATGACCGTCGTCGATTCGGCCGAGGAAGCTTTCGCCATCGTGAAAGAATCCAAAGAACGCAAATACTTCTAA
- the mgtA gene encoding magnesium-translocating P-type ATPase: MRKTIRRLTGRIKNRLQAGKSEPAVFILGLSSAEAARRLGEFGANTIARTKRLHPVMALLKKFTSPLLLVLTVASLVSFFAGERVNALIILAMIFISGIMDFVNTYRSEQVADRLIERVRVTATALRDGREQEVGLESLVPGDVVVLSAGDVIPADCAVIEARDFFVDQAALTGESFPVEKRAVDGLQAAEAEAISADNVRIVCMGTNVITGYAKAVVRQTGARTEIGGIAERLSEAGQETDFDRGIRRFSYFIMRITFVLVSFVFLANMLMDRPVLDAFIFAVAIAVGLVPELLPVIMTVALSRGSLRMSERRVVVKKLPAIQNFGSMDVLCTDKTGTLTEGRIVLVECVDTERRESAETLLGAYLNSAFHTGIANPLDKAIIEFKSLDITAYRKIDEVPFDFDRRRQSVIVENAGGRTLFAKGAPESVFEVCASYRSTSGDRLFDAVAREAANAAFQRLGEDGFRVIAVASRSVGNDCEVYSKTDEQDLTLLGFAAFLDPPKAGVSMTIDDLCRLGVDIKILTGDNEILTTRICRDIGLKITGVATGADLDKLTDADLGKLVVTANIFARISPQQKERVIRAIQKSGLVVGYLGDGINDTPALKAADVGISVNNAVDVAKETADIILLDKSLSVLRDGIIEGRKTFRNTLKYITMGLSSNFGNMFSMAGMSVILPFLPMLPKQVLFNNFLYDTSQLSLPGDTVDDDEIEKPQSWDFPFLRRYMMVFGLLSSVFDFATCFVLYYFFHLSEHQFQAGWFMESLATQVFVVYIIRTRKVPFLQSSPSRSLLATTLAAVIVGWLMPAFILSRELFDFTPLPWPALVAIVAIVLVYLGLAEAVKRMFFRRMYSGKTQPASKPC, encoded by the coding sequence AAAGCGAGCCAGCGGTCTTTATTTTGGGTTTGTCCTCGGCCGAGGCTGCGCGCCGCCTCGGCGAATTCGGCGCGAACACGATCGCCCGCACCAAGAGGCTGCATCCGGTCATGGCGCTGCTGAAAAAATTCACGAGTCCGCTGCTCTTGGTCCTCACTGTAGCTTCCCTGGTCTCGTTCTTCGCCGGCGAGCGGGTCAACGCCCTCATCATCCTGGCGATGATCTTCATTTCCGGGATCATGGATTTCGTCAACACTTACCGTTCCGAACAGGTCGCCGACCGGCTGATCGAGCGCGTCCGGGTCACGGCCACCGCGCTCCGCGACGGCCGGGAACAGGAGGTCGGGCTCGAAAGCCTGGTCCCCGGAGACGTGGTCGTCCTTTCGGCCGGCGACGTCATTCCGGCCGATTGCGCGGTCATCGAGGCGAGGGATTTTTTCGTGGATCAGGCGGCGCTCACCGGCGAGTCGTTCCCGGTCGAGAAGCGGGCGGTCGACGGCCTGCAGGCGGCCGAAGCGGAAGCGATCTCCGCGGATAACGTCCGGATCGTCTGCATGGGGACCAACGTGATCACGGGCTACGCCAAAGCGGTCGTCCGCCAGACGGGCGCCCGGACCGAGATCGGCGGCATCGCCGAACGCCTGTCCGAGGCCGGCCAGGAAACGGATTTCGACCGCGGCATCCGCCGGTTCAGTTATTTCATCATGCGGATCACGTTCGTCCTGGTGTCGTTCGTCTTTCTGGCCAACATGCTGATGGATCGGCCGGTGCTCGACGCTTTCATCTTCGCCGTCGCCATCGCCGTCGGTCTGGTGCCGGAACTGCTGCCCGTCATCATGACCGTGGCGCTCAGCCGGGGCTCACTGCGCATGTCCGAGCGCCGGGTGGTCGTGAAGAAACTTCCGGCGATCCAGAATTTCGGCAGCATGGACGTGCTGTGCACCGACAAGACCGGCACGCTGACCGAGGGGCGCATCGTGCTCGTCGAGTGCGTCGACACCGAGCGCCGCGAGTCGGCGGAGACGCTGCTTGGCGCGTATCTGAACAGTGCATTCCATACCGGCATCGCCAATCCGCTCGACAAGGCCATCATCGAATTCAAGAGCCTGGACATCACGGCTTATCGCAAGATCGACGAGGTACCTTTCGATTTTGACCGGCGCCGCCAGTCCGTGATCGTCGAGAACGCCGGCGGGCGGACGCTGTTCGCCAAGGGCGCTCCAGAGTCGGTCTTCGAGGTTTGCGCCAGTTATCGTTCGACCAGCGGCGATAGACTTTTCGACGCGGTGGCGCGCGAGGCGGCGAACGCGGCTTTCCAACGCTTGGGCGAGGATGGTTTCCGGGTCATCGCCGTGGCTTCCCGTAGCGTCGGCAACGATTGCGAGGTCTATTCGAAGACCGACGAACAGGATCTGACTCTGCTCGGTTTCGCCGCCTTTTTGGATCCGCCCAAAGCCGGCGTCTCCATGACGATCGACGACCTGTGCCGGCTCGGCGTCGATATCAAGATCCTGACCGGGGATAACGAGATCCTGACTACGCGCATCTGCCGCGACATCGGATTGAAGATCACGGGTGTGGCCACTGGCGCCGACCTTGATAAACTCACGGACGCGGATCTGGGCAAACTGGTCGTCACGGCCAATATCTTCGCGCGTATTTCGCCGCAGCAGAAGGAGCGGGTGATCCGCGCGATCCAGAAGTCGGGGCTCGTGGTCGGGTATCTCGGCGACGGCATCAACGATACGCCGGCGCTCAAAGCCGCCGACGTCGGCATTTCGGTCAACAATGCCGTCGACGTCGCCAAGGAGACCGCCGACATCATCTTGCTCGACAAGAGCCTGTCGGTCCTGCGTGACGGCATCATCGAGGGGCGCAAGACGTTCCGCAACACGCTCAAGTACATCACCATGGGGCTGAGCTCGAATTTCGGCAACATGTTCTCGATGGCCGGCATGTCGGTCATCCTGCCGTTCCTGCCGATGCTGCCCAAACAGGTGCTGTTCAACAATTTCCTTTACGACACCTCGCAGTTGTCGCTGCCGGGCGACACGGTCGACGACGACGAGATCGAGAAGCCGCAGTCCTGGGATTTTCCGTTCCTGCGCCGCTACATGATGGTTTTCGGACTTCTGAGTTCGGTCTTTGATTTCGCGACCTGCTTCGTCCTCTATTATTTCTTTCATCTGTCGGAGCATCAGTTCCAGGCCGGCTGGTTCATGGAGTCGCTGGCCACGCAGGTCTTCGTCGTCTACATCATCCGGACCCGCAAGGTGCCGTTCCTGCAGAGTTCGCCCAGCCGTTCATTGCTTGCGACGACGCTCGCCGCCGTCATCGTCGGCTGGCTGATGCCGGCCTTCATCCTGTCGAGGGAATTGTTCGATTTCACCCCGCTGCCCTGGCCAGCTCTCGTCGCCATCGTCGCCATCGTGCTGGTCTACTTGGGGTTGGCCGAAGCGGTCAAACGGATGTTCTTTCGCCGGATGTACAGCGGCAAGACGCAGCCGGCGTCCAAACCGTGCTGA